A stretch of DNA from Streptomyces venezuelae:
CGCGGTTGGGCGGGGCGTCCGGGAACAGCCCGTAGCCGAGGACGCCGAGCCGGTAATTGAGCGAGACCAGCACCACGCCGTCCCGGGCGAAGGAGGCCCCGTCGTAGACGGGGACGGCGGCGGAGCCACGGGTGAGCGATCCGCCGTGGATCCAGACCATGACCGGCAGCCGGGCCGACCGGGCGGGGTCGGGGGTCCACACATTGAGGTTCAGACAGTCGTCACCAGGCACCTCGGGGTCGGGGAGCAGCCGGTCGAACGGCGGCGGATTGGGCACCTTGGGCGCGGTCGGGCCGAACTCGGTCGTCCGGCGTACGCCGTCCCAGGCCGCCGGGGGTCGGGGCGCGGCGAACCGCAGTGCGCCGACGGGAGGGGCGGCGTACGGGATGCCGCGGAAGACGGCGACCCGCCGCCCGGTCCGGGCCTCGGCCTCGAACCGCCCGCCGACCGTGCCGTACCGGGTGACCACCGTGACCAGGGACCCGTCCGCCTGTTCCATCGCCTTCTCCTGCCGTCTCGTGTGTCTCCGGTGCCGGAACATGCCGGAAGTCCATCCTGCGGGGCCGGTGGGGCGGGCGCACCTGCGGGGCCGGTTTCACCGGGTAGGCCGAGGGGCCGTGACCCCTGGGCGGCAGCGGCGTTGTATGCCATGTCAAATGCCGCAGTCCTTGCGGCAGCCCCACATCTCACAAGGAGATCTTGATGTCGCGTATTGCGAAGGCAGCTGCTCTCACCGCTGCCGCCGGCTCCGTTCTGGCCGCCGGTGCCGGCGTGGCCGTCGCCGATGCCGGAGCGCACGGTGCGGCGGTGGGCTCCCCCGGTGTCCTGTCGGGCAACCTGGTCCAGGTTCCGGTCCACGTGCCGGTGAACGTCTGCGGCAACACGGTGAACGTGATCGCGCTGCTGAACCCCGCGTTCGGCAACACCTGCGTGAACGCGTCCGGCTCGGAGAAGGACCACCACACCTCCGGCGGCTACGGCCACTGAGCCAGACCACCCAGGAGGGCCCCCGCCGAGTCCGGCGGGGGCCCTTCCCCTTGTGCGCCTTGTGCCGTGCGCCGTGTGCGCGGCCCTTGGGCGCGGTGCGCCGGCTAGGTCTCGTAGCGGTAGATGCCCTGGTGGCCGAGGAGCTCGCTGGGCGGGACGTTCCAGGGCGGCATGGGCTCGTTCAGCGCGATCACCCGGCCGTACTGGAGGTCGTACCGCTCCAGCGGGGCGGCGGGCAGGTAGCCGGAGCGGGGGTGCTTCTTCTGCCAGCGGTCCCAGACCAGGTCCACAAAGGCGTGGTGCAGCCAGAACACCGGATCGTTGGGGGCGGTGCCGCCGGTCATATGGCCGCCGACCCACTGGTGGACCTTGTTGTGGTTGCGCCAGCGCTCGCTCCGAGGGGCGGCCCAGCCCTCGAGCTTGTTGCGGAAGCCGCCCTCGGAGGCCGTGGAGTCCCACGGGTCGGTGTCGTACACCGGATCGTCGATCGCCCATTGGAGTTCGGCCGCGGTGGGCAGGGTGATCGGGTTCTGGGGGCGGCCGAGGTTGCGGGTCAGGAAGCGGCCCTCGGTGATGCCCACCGTGATCGGCCAGTTGCCCTTGGCGTGGGCGAACGGGCCGGTGGTCACCTGCCGGTCGGAGGCCCGGCCGGTACCGCCCATGAAGTCCTCGGCCCACAGGGAGGACGCCGGGCTGCGGTCGGCGGTCCAGTCCCAGTAGGGGATGGCGAGGCCCGGGTCGAGCTCGCGCAGCTTCTTCTCGAAATCGAGGAGGTAGCGGCGGTGCCAGGGGAAGAAGGACGGGGACATGTGCCCGACCCGGAGCCGGCGCTCGCGGTCCGGAACGAACCAGCGGTCGTGCGTACGGACGAACTGGTCGTAGGTGCCGTTGCGCTTGAGCTCCAGGAGCGCGGCGACGAACCTCTTCTTCTGGGCACTGGTGAGGTTCTTCTGGTTCTGCCGGGTGTACACGCGGGCTCCTCCGTTCAGCCTTGGTGGGACACGGCGGCTGCCAGCCGGGCCGTGCCGAGTTCGTCGACGGCCGCGCGGGCGAGCTCCAGGGGCGTGGCGAAGGACTCGAAGTGGTTGACCCCGCTGAGGTAGCTGCCGTCGGCGCGGCGCATCACATGCAGCGGCCGGCCGTCGATCCGCACGCCGGCCGCGTCCACGGCGATGTGCCGGCCCCGGTAGGTCTCCTCCAGGACCGGTACGGGCTCCCGGCCGGGGGCCGTGGCGGGCCGCTGCCGCCGGGCCCGGAGCAGCGGTCCGAGGGCGGCGGCGGTCCCGGCGAGCACGGCCGCGGTGAACGCCGTGCGCAGCATCGTGCGGCGGGTGAGGAGGCCGGATCCGGGTGCGGGTCCGGTTGCCGTCGGGTTCATACCGGAACTAACGCGGGGCGGGGGTCGAGGTCACCTCTTCGGTGTGCTTGGAGAAGAGGGTGGTGGGGTGGAGGTGGCCGGCCGCCGCCGGCGGGTCAGGGGGACGGGAGGTCCGCCAGGGCCGCGAGGCGGGTGCGGTGGTGGGCGGCGGTGCCGAGGGCCAGGGAGTCGGCCTTGGCGCGCTTCAGGTACAGGTGCGCCGGGTGCTCCCAGGTCATCCCGATGCCGCCGTGCAGTTGTACGCATTCCTCGGCCGCCCGGACCGCGACTCCGGAGCAGTAGGCCTGTGCCACCGAGACCACCAGCTCCGTATCGGCCGCTCCGGTCGCCAGCGCGTCGGCGGCGGCCCGGGCGGCTGCCCGGGCGGAGGCCACGTCCAGCCACAGCTGGGCGAGCCGGTGCTTGAGGGCCTGGAAGGAGCCCACCGGGCGGTTGAACTGGTGCCGGGTGCGGAGGTGGCCGACGGTTTCGGTGAGGCACCAGTCGGCCAGTCCGAGTTGTTCGGAGGCGAGCAGCCCGGCCCCGGCGAGCAGACCACGGCGGACCGCGTGCCGGGCGGTGGCCGGGTCGGCGAGCAGGGTACCCGCGCCCGGGTGCGGGGTGACGGTGGCGAGCGGGCGGGTCAGGTCCAGCGGAGTCCGGTCGGCGCGGGTGGCCTCGGCGGCGGGGACCGCGTACAGGCCGGAGTCGGCGAGCACCAGGAAGGTGTGCGCGGCGGCTGCGTCCGCAACGGCGGCGACGGGGGCGGTGGGCGGCCCGGCGGGCAGCGGACCGCCGGGGCCGAGGGTGAGCGGCAGGGCGGGCACGCAGACGGTCCGGCCCGCGGCCAGCTCGCCGAGCAGGGCGGTGGCTCCGGGCGACGCGGGGGCGCAGGCCAGCAGGATCTCGGTGGCCACGACCGCACTGGTCAGGTAGGGGGCCGGGGTCACGGACCGGCCCAGTTCCTCCAGGACCACGGCGGCCTCGCGGTGGCTCGCACCCTGGCCGCCGAGTTTCTCGGGGACGAGCAGCCCGGCCGCGCCGATGCCGGTGGCGAGGGTGTTCCACAGCTCGGGGTCGTAGGGGCGGTCCTGTTCGAGGCGGGCCAGGACGGCGGCCGG
This window harbors:
- a CDS encoding acyl-CoA dehydrogenase family protein gives rise to the protein MTASTASAASAASAAPADLLYSDTEDELRAAVRSLLADRSSPAAVLARLEQDRPYDPELWNTLATGIGAAGLLVPEKLGGQGASHREAAVVLEELGRSVTPAPYLTSAVVATEILLACAPASPGATALLGELAAGRTVCVPALPLTLGPGGPLPAGPPTAPVAAVADAAAAHTFLVLADSGLYAVPAAEATRADRTPLDLTRPLATVTPHPGAGTLLADPATARHAVRRGLLAGAGLLASEQLGLADWCLTETVGHLRTRHQFNRPVGSFQALKHRLAQLWLDVASARAAARAAADALATGAADTELVVSVAQAYCSGVAVRAAEECVQLHGGIGMTWEHPAHLYLKRAKADSLALGTAAHHRTRLAALADLPSP
- a CDS encoding tyrosinase family protein gives rise to the protein MYTRQNQKNLTSAQKKRFVAALLELKRNGTYDQFVRTHDRWFVPDRERRLRVGHMSPSFFPWHRRYLLDFEKKLRELDPGLAIPYWDWTADRSPASSLWAEDFMGGTGRASDRQVTTGPFAHAKGNWPITVGITEGRFLTRNLGRPQNPITLPTAAELQWAIDDPVYDTDPWDSTASEGGFRNKLEGWAAPRSERWRNHNKVHQWVGGHMTGGTAPNDPVFWLHHAFVDLVWDRWQKKHPRSGYLPAAPLERYDLQYGRVIALNEPMPPWNVPPSELLGHQGIYRYET
- a CDS encoding chaplin, which codes for MSRIAKAAALTAAAGSVLAAGAGVAVADAGAHGAAVGSPGVLSGNLVQVPVHVPVNVCGNTVNVIALLNPAFGNTCVNASGSEKDHHTSGGYGH
- a CDS encoding tyrosinase family oxidase copper chaperone: MNPTATGPAPGSGLLTRRTMLRTAFTAAVLAGTAAALGPLLRARRQRPATAPGREPVPVLEETYRGRHIAVDAAGVRIDGRPLHVMRRADGSYLSGVNHFESFATPLELARAAVDELGTARLAAAVSHQG